In Quercus robur chromosome 11, dhQueRobu3.1, whole genome shotgun sequence, the sequence CTTTTCCTAGGTCAAATTTCTTACCTTAGAAAGATAAATTCATAATGGAAAAACGTTTGTTGCATTTCTGGGTTGCcactttttttgttgaaagaatTTCCTTCCATTTTCACCAACCCAATTGCAGATTTGCAGCTCTTAGGATATTTGCTTATTGGGTAGTTGAGTgctttaataatatttttttaattctatagGATAGTAAAGAAGGATCTATTTGGAcctaaaaaatgtttaatttaagAATAAGGATCACGATCATTCATATAAAGTTATTTTCATATTgaacttctttttattataaaagaaattatatcacGTTATCAATCGACTAATAATATCACTAAaataatggttgaataagaaatttagggTTCATTTCccacctacaaaaaaaaaaaaaaaaaaaaatcaattagtgttttggtctgattataaatagaaaaaaatcacaatagcagacgtcataaattaaaattctattaaaaaaaatcaaaagaaaatctcGCAAACCACCTTGACCCTATTCCCAAAAGGAGGCAAAGAATCCCAAAGGTCTTTCCAACCAAACTTCATAATTAGAATCATTCAAAAATATTCCCTaattaggagaaattattaggttgAATTCCACCTGAAAGACTTAATAATTccttttaaaaagttattttcatCTTAACctactttttattataaaagaaattatgTTATGTTATAAATCCACTAATAATATCACTAAAATAATGgttcaaatcaaaagaaaatcttgCAAGCTAGGTTGACCCCATTTCCAAAAGGAGGTAAAGAATCCCAAAGGTCTTCCTAAACCAAACTTCATATCTAGAATCATTCAAAAATATTCTCTaaataggagaaattattaggtcgaACTTCATCCaaaagatctaataatttctcataaaagagCTTAGCTCAATGCTTAGAATATTTAACCTACCCAATCTTGAAAAATGTCAATTTGGCCATTTTGCATAATCCCTTTCTCACTACTCTCCCTTCCTTCTTTGGGGTAAGTGCTCACTACCTTCCTCTCTAGTCTTCCTTCCATGGCTATAAATTCCAATGAACTCATCATCTTGTCAATGCCAACATCTATTTTTACACCATCTCCTTTATAGTATCACCCTATAATTTCACCCCTTGAGTTGCAGCTAGCACTCTAGTAGAAGTTATGGGTGGTTCAACTTTTTCATTGAGCCTCATCTTGATGCTAACTGCTTCCATGTTGGCTGTTAGTATGGCCAACAAAGATTGGCATTTTGGCTTTAACTATACCAATTGGCCCTTCAAAGGAGGCCCTCCCCAAAGCCAAAATGATATATCAGGACCCAGAAAGATCGTTGTAGGTGGCTCAGAGAACTGGCAATTAAACTTTAACTACACCGATTGGGCTCTTAAAAATGGCCCCTTTTACCTAAATGATACTCTAGGTGAGTTGCCATTCCTTGTTTATTACTATTGTTTGTCAAAGTGCCATCTAGGTTTTATCATCAACTCATGCTCTTTTAACAAGTGTCCTAAAGATATCAATTAAGAAATACTAATAAATATTCATGTATGAGTTGTGagttttttagaaataaaaatactCGTGTTAATAATGTGTTGGTTTACATGAACAAATTCACTATGATTGTTTGTACTTTTCCTAATAGTAGGTGTGTAAAATTTAACTTTTCTAgacaaaggggaaaaaaaaaaggctaaggtGCAAAACACATCACTAAAGTTTGGAGGGTTTTGAACTTTATACCCTAAAATTTctgaatttagattttaccctctgaatttattttttatttgtattagcAACATTTCTATCCATATTCCGTTAAATACCACATAAGCTTGTTATATGTgtttaattatttcaataaaattactttacatcatttttataatgccatgtcatttttattatgcCACATGGCATTGTTTTATTAGACGAACAAACACAAGTGGCAAATGAAAATATGGACACATGGATTGTTGATGCAAACGAAATATAATTTCAGgaggtaaaattcaaattctgaaactttagagtataaaatttaaaaccctCCAAAATTCAAGAATGTGTTTTGCACCTtagacttttttgttttattttttatttttatttatttagaaaagtTAAATTTTACACACCCTAAAACTTCAAggggtaaaattcaaatgtGGTAGCTCCCCATATCATATGctataacttctttttttacatttttatatgATGCAATGTGGTTGTTGCAGTGTTCAAGTATGATCCACCAACGAACGACTCCACAATTCCTCACAGTGTATACTTGCTACCAAACATCTGGAGCTTCTTAACGTGCGATTTAACAAGGGCAACAATGGTGGCCAATACAACACAAGGAGGGGGCGAGGGATTTGAATTTGTGCTGAAAAAGTGGCAACCCTACTATTTTGCTTGTGGTGAGCGTAATGGCTATCATTGCAAGGCTGGGCAGATGAAGTTCTTTGTCATGCCACTGTTTCGCCAATGGCATTGATGACGAAGGAGCTAAGGATGTTTTATTACTACGTGCTACCTACTACCTAGCTAGGGTTTTTTCCCCCATATTTACTTTCTAAAGTTGTTGCGAGCAAGATTTGTTTTTAGATTATTTCCTTAAGATAAGCAATGAGTGCTAAATAAATCTATGAGATGAGAGTGAATAAGTGTACTTCTATATGGTGATAGTCTGATAGTCCTGCATTGATGCGATGCTTTGATGTAATATTGACTTCATATAGAAAAGCTTTTGAATTTTATGCAATTGGAAAGATTGATCATGTTTGgagattaaattcaataaaaattcagCGTAAATGCTTTATTTATGCTCTACAATAAAATTGTGCCacataagaatatatatatatatatatatatatttcaaataaaagaatagaGACTAATGCATGTACGAGCACATgagtttctaaaaatttattcaaccaatataatttgaataattgAATATTAAAAACAAGACAATTACTGTAACATTTTCTAAAGACTTAACTGAAGAAACACCAGAGGAAGAAAGCTATCAAATTAAGATGTTGATGGAAACAGCTGGAAGAAAGGGCCGCTGAAAAAGCTACCATCGACTGAGAACCTTCCATGCCGATTTGATTCATAGTCAAGAATAGAGATGACATCAATGCCACCAGTGGCCAAACCGAGTTAAGCAGGCCACAACATGGGCAATCACTTGCTTAGTATGAGTGTCATATGCAGTGGCGGAGCCACGTTGAGAAAAGGAAGGCCTTGGActtccctaaatttttttaaatttcatttattgccttaataaattgaaaaattatatataagttgtttgaggaaaaaaaatattatgggTTCTTTACCCAATCAAAACTCAATTGTCTCTCACGTATCTTAATATTCattaagaaaaacccaaaaaaagatttttttttttttttttttttttaaatccagtCCATTCCTTGGTCCATTAGCTCCTCcaagttccaaaaataaaaatctttgaCATATATAAgttatttacttaaaataaatatgaataaacaaaaaatttcttactgCTGTCGCCACTGCTGTCTCAGCACTGCAACGAACTCAACAGTTTTCTTTGGTTCTTTTCATCTGCTACGCCCTAGCCTCCAGATTAGTGGCCAGTAGACCAGTGGTAATGTggtatatttttgtttctttgtattCAGTTTTATCTTTTGCCGAGATCTCTATCTGTTTggataaaaaatactaaaaactatctcttttaataaaaaaaaagtgtttatttAGCTTGTAGATGACACCATACGGTACCAGTTTATTGGCTTGTTGCTGGCACCTTTTCCtactatttttatattatattttact encodes:
- the LOC126706486 gene encoding blue copper protein 1a-like, with the protein product MGGSTFSLSLILMLTASMLAVSMANKDWHFGFNYTNWPFKGGPPQSQNDISGPRKIVVGGSENWQLNFNYTDWALKNGPFYLNDTLVFKYDPPTNDSTIPHSVYLLPNIWSFLTCDLTRATMVANTTQGGGEGFEFVLKKWQPYYFACGERNGYHCKAGQMKFFVMPLFRQWH